The following proteins are encoded in a genomic region of Alnus glutinosa chromosome 8, dhAlnGlut1.1, whole genome shotgun sequence:
- the LOC133874741 gene encoding uncharacterized protein LOC133874741, which translates to MGYNPDGTIYYEVIDDPARNWVLPRGKKVVLQYNAAIQPVGRACNRFRRAEGKMIRSGSYIHMRDEWAKVNRQIKQAMWDALMEEFYVPVSVDARRAQQEALCDIGRKHRSWKSRFKTKLRIRDGDTPEIIRARMPDNFFGNYDAEDVEFLLRDWCREQKIVCRPRKCCGFLITVYLILVLI; encoded by the exons atgg ggtacaacccagacgggaccatttattatgaggtgattgacgacccagcgagaaactgggtcctcccgaggggtaagaaggttgtattgcagtacaatgctgctatacaacctgtaggacgggcctgcaatcgatttcggcgggctgagggcaagatgatcaggagtgggtcctacatacacatgcgggacgaatgggcgaaggtaaataggcagattaagcaggcaatgtgggacgcgctgatg gaggagttctatgtacctgtatcagtagacgcgcgcagggcacaacaggaggctttatgtgatattggccgtaagcaccgctcgtggaagtcgaggttcaaaaccaaactacgtattagagacggtgacacgcccgagattatccgtgcgagaatgccggacaatttttttggcaactatgacgcagaagatgtagagttcctgctgagagattggtgccgtgagcaaaaaatcgtatgtaggccaagaaaatgttgtggttttttaataacagtttatttaattttagttttaatttaa
- the LOC133876473 gene encoding uncharacterized protein LOC133876473, translating to MNRLIMHQIHRYIVFNSEEFHNLRTMHKDALRRSCTRGRITEALIEAQHHEQFCEWYRAYVDGLDDQRREELGHKLVMRCRGLKETAVKYNRYVVNGKLFRTLAHDVGRRTQNSGVCVPTVEGETYYGQLTDIFEVEYYDRTTYVLFKCNWADPTMDRGFTIDEYGLVFVNFNHLVHRGEQIQDEPYVLTSQVDQVFYVEDGRNPNWVCAVRTKPRNVYDVGQGDGSNEDGTTYHECVPLVLATADLPDTNDEFEYDRPDVDPIEAPVIQ from the exons atgaaccggttgataatgcaccagattcatcgttatattgtgttcaactctgaagagtttcacaatttgcggac gatgcacaaagacgcgcttaggcgatcatgcactaggggtcgcattacggaggctcttattgaagcacaacatcatgagcagttctgcgaatggtaccgtgcatat gtcgatggcctggacgatcaacgtagggaggaattgggccacaagttggttatgcgttgtagagggctaaaggagacagcggtgaagtacaacaggtacgtggtaaatggaaaattatttcgcacgcttgctcatgatgtgggaaggaggactcagaatagcggcgtctgtgttcctaccgttgaaggcgaaacgtactacggacagttaaccgatatatttgaggtcgagtactatgacaggactacgtacgtcttatttaagtgcaattgggcagaccccacaatggacagaggattcacaatagacgagtatggcctagtgtttgtcaacttcaatcacctcgtccacaggggagaacagattcaggacgagccgtacgtgcttacatctcaggtggatcaagtattctacgtagaagatggaaggaacccaaattgggtttgtgcggttaggaccaaaccgcgcaacgtgtacgacgttggacagggggatgggagtaatgaggatggtacaacctaccatgagtgcgtaccgctcgtactagccactgctgACCTACCAGATACGAATgacgaattcgagtacgacaggcccgacgtAGATcctattgaagctcccgtgatacaatga